From Oncorhynchus mykiss isolate Arlee chromosome 6, USDA_OmykA_1.1, whole genome shotgun sequence, the proteins below share one genomic window:
- the LOC110525713 gene encoding ankyrin-1 isoform X21, with translation MWALVTELLFSFVLLAFLVISGQNVMHIASGSLRSVLTYVHAALDRELGEAEGVADEEENVTTRVVRRRVILKGDEAKDLPGEQVSEEQFTDEHGNIVTKKDLSPTPKQSYLDT, from the exons ATGTGGGCCCTGGTGACTGAGCTGCTTTTCAGCTTTGTGCTGCTGGCCTTCCTGGTGATCAGCGGTCAGAATGTGATGCATATAGCCAGCGGCTCCCTGCGCTCTGTGCTCACCTATGTGCACGCTGCGCTAGACCGTGAGCTGGGCGAGGCCGAGGGCGTGGCCGACGAAGAGGAGAACGTCACCACCCGCGTGGTCCGCCGCAGGGTCATTCTCAAG GGTGATGAGGCCAAGGATCTCCCAGGGGAACAAGTGAGCGAGGAGCAGTTCACAGATGAGCACGGAAACATCGTCACCAAGAAG GATTTGAGCCCCACACCAAAACAATCCTACTTAGACACATGA
- the LOC110525713 gene encoding ankyrin-1 isoform X20: MWALVTELLFSFVLLAFLVISGQNVMHIASGSLRSVLTYVHAALDRELGEAEGVADEEENVTTRVVRRRVILKGDEAKDLPGEQVSEEQFTDEHGNIVTKKIVRKVVRRGKGSGDEGGQERSVSMDGSLQDELEAEAEQFINYAVLSSKDLSPTPKQSYLDT, encoded by the exons ATGTGGGCCCTGGTGACTGAGCTGCTTTTCAGCTTTGTGCTGCTGGCCTTCCTGGTGATCAGCGGTCAGAATGTGATGCATATAGCCAGCGGCTCCCTGCGCTCTGTGCTCACCTATGTGCACGCTGCGCTAGACCGTGAGCTGGGCGAGGCCGAGGGCGTGGCCGACGAAGAGGAGAACGTCACCACCCGCGTGGTCCGCCGCAGGGTCATTCTCAAG GGTGATGAGGCCAAGGATCTCCCAGGGGAACAAGTGAGCGAGGAGCAGTTCACAGATGAGCACGGAAACATCGTCACCAAGAAG ATTGTACGGAAGGTGGTGCGCAGGGGGAAGGGCTCAGGTGACGAGGGGGGTCAGGAGCGGTCAGTGAGCATGGATGGCTCTCTGCAGGATGAGCTGGAGGCTGAGGCGGAGCAGTTCATTAACTACGCCGTCCTGAGCAGCAAG GATTTGAGCCCCACACCAAAACAATCCTACTTAGACACATGA
- the LOC110525713 gene encoding ankyrin-1 isoform X19: MWALVTELLFSFVLLAFLVISGQNVMHIASGSLRSVLTYVHAALDRELGEAEGVADEEENVTTRVVRRRVILKGDEAKDLPGEQVSEEQFTDEHGNIVTKKIVRKVVRRGKGSGDEGGQERSVSMDGSLQDELEAEAEQFINYAVLSSKPDIVDVKKGAQIVKCASLRRVK; encoded by the exons ATGTGGGCCCTGGTGACTGAGCTGCTTTTCAGCTTTGTGCTGCTGGCCTTCCTGGTGATCAGCGGTCAGAATGTGATGCATATAGCCAGCGGCTCCCTGCGCTCTGTGCTCACCTATGTGCACGCTGCGCTAGACCGTGAGCTGGGCGAGGCCGAGGGCGTGGCCGACGAAGAGGAGAACGTCACCACCCGCGTGGTCCGCCGCAGGGTCATTCTCAAG GGTGATGAGGCCAAGGATCTCCCAGGGGAACAAGTGAGCGAGGAGCAGTTCACAGATGAGCACGGAAACATCGTCACCAAGAAG ATTGTACGGAAGGTGGTGCGCAGGGGGAAGGGCTCAGGTGACGAGGGGGGTCAGGAGCGGTCAGTGAGCATGGATGGCTCTCTGCAGGATGAGCTGGAGGCTGAGGCGGAGCAGTTCATTAACTACGCCGTCCTGAGCAGCAAG CCTGATATTGTGGATGTGAAGAAGGGTGCTCAGATAGTGAAATGTGCCAGTCTGCGGAGAGTAAAGTGA